Within the Nitrospira sp. genome, the region GGATCGAACTATCGGCAGGTGCCCATCGGCGTGGTGCTTCCCCGGCACGCCGCCGACATCGACGCGACGATCGCGGTCTGCCGCTCCTTCGGCGCCCCGCTGTTGCCGCGGGGGGCCGGGACGAGCCTGGCCGGTCAGTCGTGCAACGTCGCGGTCGTGCTGGACTGCTCGAAATACATGCATCGAATTCTCGAGATCGATCCCGAGCGTCGGCTCGCCCGCGTGCAGCCCGGCGTCGTCTTGGACCAGCTTCGTGGCGCCGCGGAGCGCCATGGGTTGACGTTCGGGCCGGATCCCGCGACGCACAGCCGGTGCACGCTGGGCGGCATGATCGGCAACAATTCGTGCGGCGTCCACTCCATCATGGCGGGACGGACCGAGGACAACATCCACAGCCTCGACGTCCTCACGTATGACGGGTGCCGGCTTCGCGTCGGTCCGACGAGCGACGCCGACTACGAGTGCATCGTGCGCGAGGGCGGGCGGCGGGGCGAGATCTATCAACGGTTGGACGAGCTGCGAAGGCGCTGTGCCGAATCGATCCGGACGGGGTTCCCGCACATTCCGCGGCGTGTCTCGGGGTACAGTCTTCCGGAACTGTTACCGGAACAGGGCTTTCAGGTCGCGCGCTCGCTGGTCGGCAGCGAAGGAACGCTGGTGACCATCCTCGAAGCCACCGTTCAGTTGGTGCCGAGTCCACGCGCGCGCGTCCTCGTCGTCCTCGGCTACCCCGATATCTATAGGGCGGCCGATCATATCTTGGACATCATGCGACACGGACCGATCGGTTTGGAAGGCCTGGACGACCATCTCGTGACCTTCATGCAGCGGAAGGGGTTGCGGGAGCAGGACATACGGCTGCTCCCATCGGGGGAGGGCTGGCTCCTGGTGGAGTTCGGCGGTGACACGCAAGAGGAAGCCGTGGAGCGGGCACGCGAGATGATCCATGCGCTCGAGCGGACCGATGACCCGCCGGTCATGCGCTTGCACGAAAGCCGGGAGGATCAGCGCAAATTATGGGAGGTACGCGAATCGGGTCTGGCCGCCACCGCTCATGTCCCGCAGGAGCACGAGAGCTGGCCGGGCTGGGAGGATGCCGCCGTCCCGCCGGAGCATCTGGGCAAGTATCTGAGGGAGTTTCGTTCGCTGCTCACCCGCTACGACTACCGCGCGTCGTTATACGGGCATTTTGGTCAGGGCTGCGTGCATACGCGCATTCCGTTCGACCTTCGCACGCACGACGGCATCGCCAGGTATCGATCGTTCATCGAATCGGCCGCGGATCTGGTCCTTCGATATGGCGGGTCCTTCTCGGGTGAACACGGCGACGGTCAGTCGAGAGGGGAGCTGCTCCCGAAATTGTACAGCCCCGAGCTCATGCGCGCGTTTCACGAGTTCAAGTCGATCTGGGATCCGGAGTGGAGAATGAATCCCGGAAAGGTCCTGCGGCCGCATCGAATGGACGAGGACCTGCGGCTTGGCGCTGACTACCGGCCGCCACCCCTCAAGACATATTTTCAGTTCCCGTCCGATCAGGGCAGTTTTGCTCAATCCACCCTGCGGTGCGTCGGCGTGGGAACGTGCCGGAAAATGGACGGCGGAACCATGTGTCCCAGCTACCGGGCGACACGAGAGGAGGAGCATTCGACCAGAGGTCGCGCGAGACTCCTCTTCGAAATGTTGGAAGGCTCGCCGCTGGTCGGCCAGTGGCGGAACGAGCACGTGCGCGAGGCGCTGGACTTGTGTTTGGCCTGCAAGGGATGTTTGGGAGACTGCCCGGTCAACGTGGACATGGCTACCTACAAGGCCGAGTTTCTGTCGCACTATTATGCGGGCCGTCTTCGACCCCGTGCGGCCTACTCGATGGGGTGGATCTACTGGTGGGCTCGGATCGCCTCGCACGTGCCGCATCTGGCCAATCTGGTGACGCAGTCCTCTGTCTTGGGCGGGTTGATCAAGACCGTCGGCGGTCTTGCACCCAATAGGACGTTGCCCCCGTCCGCATCTCCGTCCTTCACCTCGTGGTTTCGCCGGCGCCGTGTCGAAGACAATGGCGGCACGGACGTGTTGCTCTGGCCCGATACCTTCAATAACTATTTTCTTCCGGAGACGGCCAAGGCGGCCGTCGAGGTGCTGGAAGCGGCGGGGTGCCGGGTTCGCATTCCAGACCGGCCGCTCTGTTGTGGACGGCCACTGTACGACTTTGGCTTCCTTGGCATGGCCAGCCGCCAGTTACGACAACTTCTTCATGTGCTACGCGAGGATATTTCGGCGGGGACTCCGATCGTCGGTCTGGAGCCGAGTTGCGTGGCGGTGTTCCGAAACGAATTGACCAATCTGTTTCCGCACGATCAGGACGCGATGCGATTGAGCCGCCGAGTGTTTACCCTGGCAGAGTTTCTGACCGAGCATCGGCCTGACTTCCGTCCCCCGATCCTCCATCGGAAAGCGATCATGCACGGACACTGCCATCAGAAGGCGGTGATGGGAGTCTCCGCCGAAACACGGCTGTTGGAGCAGATGCAGCTCGACGTGCAGGTCTTGGACTCAGGCTGCTGCGGGATGGCGGGCTCCTTCGGATTCAAAGCAGAGCATGCCGACCTGTCCGCGCAAATCGGCGAACGCGTCCTCCTGCCGGCGGTTCGTGAGGCCGACCCGCGCATGCTCATCATGGCCGACGGCTTCAGCTGCCGGGAACAAATCGCCCAACTGACGGACCGACAAGGCCTCCACCTCGCACAGGTCCTTCGCATGGCCATGCAGGAGGGGCCGCCGCGGCGGGATCCCGAACGTCAATATCCTGCCGTCATGCCCTCCGCAGTTCCCACATTGGTGGAGACCACGCTCGCCGGCGTCGCGGTGGCAGCGGGATGGTTCTTTCTCCGCCGGTTCCTACGCGCTCGGCACGGCGGCGGTAAAAGAGTAAAGCCAGGAATTCCTCGTCCATCTGCATGCACTTAGGTGCGCCCGCGGCTAGACAAGAACGTAGGGTTGCACGATCGCGTGACTAATTCCTCATTCAGATCTGGCTGCCGCAGGCGGCGGATCGGCGCCATCGCGGACAAAAGAGATGTGAAAGCCTCGAAAGTGGGTTCGGACGATGCTCCGGATGACGAGCAGAGGCATGATCCACAGGGTGCAGACGAGCGTGGCTACACCGAATGG harbors:
- a CDS encoding dimethylmenaquinone methyltransferase, whose protein sequence is MTMNVITNIQRTRRSASTVDAEALGAELRKRVQGEVRFDAGSRALYATDGSNYRQVPIGVVLPRHAADIDATIAVCRSFGAPLLPRGAGTSLAGQSCNVAVVLDCSKYMHRILEIDPERRLARVQPGVVLDQLRGAAERHGLTFGPDPATHSRCTLGGMIGNNSCGVHSIMAGRTEDNIHSLDVLTYDGCRLRVGPTSDADYECIVREGGRRGEIYQRLDELRRRCAESIRTGFPHIPRRVSGYSLPELLPEQGFQVARSLVGSEGTLVTILEATVQLVPSPRARVLVVLGYPDIYRAADHILDIMRHGPIGLEGLDDHLVTFMQRKGLREQDIRLLPSGEGWLLVEFGGDTQEEAVERAREMIHALERTDDPPVMRLHESREDQRKLWEVRESGLAATAHVPQEHESWPGWEDAAVPPEHLGKYLREFRSLLTRYDYRASLYGHFGQGCVHTRIPFDLRTHDGIARYRSFIESAADLVLRYGGSFSGEHGDGQSRGELLPKLYSPELMRAFHEFKSIWDPEWRMNPGKVLRPHRMDEDLRLGADYRPPPLKTYFQFPSDQGSFAQSTLRCVGVGTCRKMDGGTMCPSYRATREEEHSTRGRARLLFEMLEGSPLVGQWRNEHVREALDLCLACKGCLGDCPVNVDMATYKAEFLSHYYAGRLRPRAAYSMGWIYWWARIASHVPHLANLVTQSSVLGGLIKTVGGLAPNRTLPPSASPSFTSWFRRRRVEDNGGTDVLLWPDTFNNYFLPETAKAAVEVLEAAGCRVRIPDRPLCCGRPLYDFGFLGMASRQLRQLLHVLREDISAGTPIVGLEPSCVAVFRNELTNLFPHDQDAMRLSRRVFTLAEFLTEHRPDFRPPILHRKAIMHGHCHQKAVMGVSAETRLLEQMQLDVQVLDSGCCGMAGSFGFKAEHADLSAQIGERVLLPAVREADPRMLIMADGFSCREQIAQLTDRQGLHLAQVLRMAMQEGPPRRDPERQYPAVMPSAVPTLVETTLAGVAVAAGWFFLRRFLRARHGGGKRVKPGIPRPSACT